A window from Rhea pennata isolate bPtePen1 chromosome 1, bPtePen1.pri, whole genome shotgun sequence encodes these proteins:
- the PICK1 gene encoding PRKCA-binding protein, giving the protein MFADLDYDIEEDKLGIPTVPGTVTLKKDSQNLIGISIGGGAQYCPCLYIVQVFDNTPAALDGTVAAGDEITGVNGKSVKGKTKVEVAKMIQMVKGEVTIHYNKLQADPKQGKSLDIVLKKVKHRLVENMSSGTADALGLSRAILCNDGLVKRLEELERTAELYKGLTEHTKSLLRAFFELSQTHRAFGDVFSVIGVREPQPAASEAFVKFADAHRNIEKFGIRLLKTIKPMLTDLNTYLNKAIPDTRLTIKKYLDVKFEYLSYCLKVKEMDDEEYSCIALGEPLYRVSTGNYEYRLILRCRQEARTRFAKMRKDVLEKIELLDQKHVQDIVFQLQRFVSTMSKYYDDCYVVLRDADVFPIEVDLARTTLNYGQKDMYTDGAEEEEEGGGGGGGGGEGESSRKEDTNGEKLIDDA; this is encoded by the exons ATGTTTGCAGACTTGGACTATGATATTGAAGAAGATAAACT TGGGATACCCACTGTTCCTGGGACAGTAACCTTGAAGAAGGACTCTCAGAATCTGATTGGGATCAGTATTGGGGGAGGAGCACAGTACTGCCCTTGTCTCTATATTGTCCAG GTATTTGATAACACTCCAGCAGCCTTAGATGGAACGGTAGCAGCTGGTGATGAAATCACAGGAGTGAATGGGAAGTCTGTCAAAGGGAAGACCAAGGTGGAGGTGGCCAAGATGATACAGATGGTAAAG GGAGAAGTGACAATTCACTACAACAAGCTTCAGGCTGACCCAAAGCAGGGCAAGTCCTTGGATATTG TATTGAAGAAAGTAAAGCACCGACTGGTAGAGAACATGAGCTCAGGGACAGCAGATGCCCTGGGGTTAAGCCGAGCCATACTTTGCAATG aTGGATTGGTAAAGAGATTGGAGGAGCTGGAAAGGACTGCAGAGTTATACAAAG GCTTGACAGAACACACCAAGAGTCTTCTTAGAGCTTTCTTTGAACTGTCCCAAACACACAGAG CATTTGGAGATGTTTTCTCCGTCATTGGTGTGCGGGAGCCACAACCAGCTGCTAGTGAAGCCTTTGTGAAATTTGCTGATGCCCATCGCAACATTGAGAAGTTTGGGATTCGCCTTCTGAAAACAATTAAACCG ATGCTGACTGATTTGAACACCTATCTGAATAAAGCCATTCCTGACACGAGACTGACTATCAAAAAATACCTGGATGTCAAGTTTGAATATTTA TCATACTGCCTGAAAGTCAAAGAGATGGATGATGAAGAATACAGCTGCATT GCCTTGGGTGAACCCCTCTACAGGGTCAGCACTGGGAATTACGAATACCGCCTTATCCTGCGTTGCCGCCAGGAGGCTCGCACACGCTTTGCCAAGATGAGGAAGGATGTGTTAGAGAAAATTGAACTGCTGGACCAGAAACATG TGCAGGACATCGTGTTTCAGCTCCAGCGTTTTGTCTCCACTATGTCTAAGTACTATGACGACTGCTATGTCGTGCTCCGAGACGCAGATGTCTTTCCCATTGAGGTGGATCTTGCCCGCACTACCCTCAACTATGGGCAGAAGGACATGTACACAGATGgggcagaagaagaagaagaaggaggaggaggaggaggaggcggtgGTGAGGGAGAGAGTAGCAGGAAAGAGGACACAAATGGTGAAAAGCTGATTGATGATGCCTGA